In a single window of the Pelodiscus sinensis isolate JC-2024 chromosome 18, ASM4963464v1, whole genome shotgun sequence genome:
- the MAPRE1 gene encoding microtubule-associated protein RP/EB family member 1 isoform X2, which yields MAVNVYSTSVTSDNLSRHDMLAWINESLQLALTKIEHLCSGAAYCQFMDMLFPGSVALKKVKFQAKLEHEYIQNFKILQAGFKRMGVDKIIPVDKLVKGKFQDNFEFVQWFKKFFDANYDGKEYDPVAARQGQETAVAPAVVAPVLNKPKKALSSGTAGPQRPIVTQRTPSAPKTGTGMVKKAPGGIAEDESAELIQQINVLKLTVEDLEKERDFYFGKLRNIELICQENEGESDPVLQRIVEILYATDEGFVIPDEGVPQEEQEEY from the exons ATGGCAGTGAATGTGTATTCTACTTCAGTGACCAGCGACAACCTGAGTCGGCATGACATGCTCGCCTGGATCAACGAGTCTCTGCAGCTGGCCCTGACCAAGATCGAACACCTGTGCTCGG GTGCTGCCTACTGTCAGTTCATGGACATGCTCTTCCCTGGttctgtagcactcaagaaagtGAAATTTCAAGCAAAGTTGGAACATGAATACATTCAGAACTTCAAGATTCTACAAGCTGGTTTTAAGCGAATGGGTGTTGACAAA ATAATCCCTGTGGACAAACTAGTGAAAGGAAAATTTCAGGACAATTTTGAATTTGTTCAGTGGTTCAAAAAATTTTTTGATGCAAACTATGATGGGAAAGAGTATGACCCTGTTGCGGCTCGACAAGGCCAAGAAACAGCAGTAGCACCTGCCGTTGTTGCTCCAGTATTGAACAAGCCCAAGAAAGCTCTCAGTTCCGGTACTGCAG GTCCTCAAAGGCCCATTGTTACTCAGAGAACACCATCAGCTCCTAAAACTGGCACTGGAATGGTTAAAAAGGCTCCAGGAGGAATAGCAGAGGATGAATCAGCAGAACTGATCCAGCAG ATCAATGTATTGAAACTTACTGTTGAAGATCTGGAGAAGGAGAGGGACTTCTACTTTGGCAAACTGAGAAATATCGAATTGATCTGCCAAGAGAATGAAGGGGAGAGCGATCCAGTGTTGCAAAGGATTGTGGAAATTCTTTATGCAACAGAT GAAGGCTTTGTGATACCTGACGAAGGAGTGCCACAAGAGGAGCAAGAAGAGTATTAA
- the MAPRE1 gene encoding microtubule-associated protein RP/EB family member 1 isoform X1 gives MAVNVYSTSVTSDNLSRHDMLAWINESLQLALTKIEHLCSGAAYCQFMDMLFPGSVALKKVKFQAKLEHEYIQNFKILQAGFKRMGVDKIIPVDKLVKGKFQDNFEFVQWFKKFFDANYDGKEYDPVAARQGQETAVAPAVVAPVLNKPKKALSSGTADNSFLEPTEMIAAGTDASSLKKMAVIGPQRPIVTQRTPSAPKTGTGMVKKAPGGIAEDESAELIQQINVLKLTVEDLEKERDFYFGKLRNIELICQENEGESDPVLQRIVEILYATDEGFVIPDEGVPQEEQEEY, from the exons ATGGCAGTGAATGTGTATTCTACTTCAGTGACCAGCGACAACCTGAGTCGGCATGACATGCTCGCCTGGATCAACGAGTCTCTGCAGCTGGCCCTGACCAAGATCGAACACCTGTGCTCGG GTGCTGCCTACTGTCAGTTCATGGACATGCTCTTCCCTGGttctgtagcactcaagaaagtGAAATTTCAAGCAAAGTTGGAACATGAATACATTCAGAACTTCAAGATTCTACAAGCTGGTTTTAAGCGAATGGGTGTTGACAAA ATAATCCCTGTGGACAAACTAGTGAAAGGAAAATTTCAGGACAATTTTGAATTTGTTCAGTGGTTCAAAAAATTTTTTGATGCAAACTATGATGGGAAAGAGTATGACCCTGTTGCGGCTCGACAAGGCCAAGAAACAGCAGTAGCACCTGCCGTTGTTGCTCCAGTATTGAACAAGCCCAAGAAAGCTCTCAGTTCCGGTACTGCAG ATAACAGTTTCCTGGAACCCACAGAAATGATTGCTGCAGGAACAGATGCTTCTTCCTTAAAGAAAATGGCAGTGATTG GTCCTCAAAGGCCCATTGTTACTCAGAGAACACCATCAGCTCCTAAAACTGGCACTGGAATGGTTAAAAAGGCTCCAGGAGGAATAGCAGAGGATGAATCAGCAGAACTGATCCAGCAG ATCAATGTATTGAAACTTACTGTTGAAGATCTGGAGAAGGAGAGGGACTTCTACTTTGGCAAACTGAGAAATATCGAATTGATCTGCCAAGAGAATGAAGGGGAGAGCGATCCAGTGTTGCAAAGGATTGTGGAAATTCTTTATGCAACAGAT GAAGGCTTTGTGATACCTGACGAAGGAGTGCCACAAGAGGAGCAAGAAGAGTATTAA